The following coding sequences are from one Rathayibacter sp. SW19 window:
- a CDS encoding enoyl-CoA hydratase/isomerase family protein, giving the protein MIDLTIDGNVAEIVLNVPEKLNALDEGALAALDAAYGEAQDAGVRALVLRGEGRAFCAGRDISNVDPATDDMSGYLFRLLTPLMKKMSVFPAPTFAVAHGACLGVGLGLLIATDVVYVADDAKIGSPFVALGAVLDSGGHALFYQRLGAHRTLDLIYTGRLMSGEEAVGAGLFSRLLPAADVLEQTRAAARVAASGPTQAFLASKRIVQRLRSERIGLWQNVTAENEAQVALQATADYKEGFIAFQQKRPPGFIGR; this is encoded by the coding sequence GTGATCGATTTGACCATCGACGGAAACGTCGCCGAGATCGTGCTGAATGTTCCGGAGAAACTCAATGCGCTCGATGAGGGTGCGCTCGCCGCGCTCGACGCGGCGTACGGCGAGGCTCAGGATGCCGGCGTGCGCGCGCTTGTGCTGCGCGGTGAGGGTCGAGCATTCTGCGCGGGGCGCGACATTTCAAACGTCGACCCGGCGACGGATGACATGAGCGGATACCTGTTCAGACTGCTCACCCCGCTGATGAAGAAAATGAGCGTGTTTCCGGCGCCGACGTTCGCCGTCGCGCACGGCGCCTGCCTCGGCGTCGGACTCGGGTTGCTGATCGCGACGGACGTCGTCTACGTTGCCGATGACGCGAAGATCGGATCGCCGTTCGTCGCCTTGGGGGCGGTGCTCGATTCGGGTGGCCACGCACTGTTCTACCAGCGGCTTGGCGCGCACCGAACGCTCGACCTGATTTACACGGGGCGCTTGATGTCCGGTGAGGAAGCCGTCGGGGCCGGGCTGTTCAGCCGATTGCTGCCCGCCGCGGATGTGCTTGAGCAGACGCGCGCTGCGGCGCGGGTGGCGGCATCCGGACCGACGCAGGCGTTCCTCGCGAGCAAACGGATCGTGCAGCGTCTGCGCAGCGAACGGATCGGCCTGTGGCAAAACGTGACCGCAGAGAACGAAGCACAGGTGGCCTTGCAGGCAACTGCTGACTACAAGGAAGGCTTCATCGCCTTCCAGCAGAAGCGGCCCCCTGGCTTCATCGGGCGCTGA
- the paaC gene encoding 1,2-phenylacetyl-CoA epoxidase subunit PaaC produces the protein MSASVGRGPAAGRVADAPVGRVASASERIETPRAGLDTGLDTLVPRYSTTKSYSTTGNAHVAVDVVALEEELVSRGIAPSADVAEYALWLGDDALILAQRLGWWISRAPELEEDVALANIALDLLGHARSLLHYAGTALVPSAADSSHTPRSEDDLAYWREASEFRSVHLVEQPNGDFAHTIVRQLIVSYYLFELYLRLQASADATLAAIAAKAVKEVDYHRDHARQWMLRLALGTDESRARLQTALADLWPYVDELFRDTPLIDRLGVVEGGGVEGGGVESGGVAVRPSSLREPFDAALADLFAECELEVPRGPIARGGGRDGVHSEYLQYILSEMQWLTRQHPGATW, from the coding sequence GTGAGCGCCTCTGTTGGTCGAGGCCCCGCTGCCGGTCGAGTAGCGGACGCCCCTGTTGGTCGAGTAGCGAGCGCCAGCGAGCGTATCGAGACCCCGCGAGCCGGTCTCGATACCGGTCTCGATACGCTCGTTCCTCGCTACTCGACCACCAAGTCCTACTCGACCACCGGGAATGCGCACGTCGCCGTCGACGTCGTCGCGCTCGAAGAGGAACTCGTCTCGCGCGGCATCGCCCCGTCGGCCGACGTCGCAGAGTACGCGCTCTGGCTCGGCGATGATGCCCTCATCCTGGCCCAGCGCCTCGGCTGGTGGATCTCTCGAGCCCCCGAGCTTGAGGAAGATGTCGCCCTCGCCAACATCGCACTCGACCTGCTCGGACACGCGCGATCTTTACTGCACTACGCAGGCACCGCGCTGGTGCCCAGCGCGGCTGACAGCAGCCACACGCCCCGCAGCGAGGACGATCTCGCGTACTGGCGCGAGGCATCCGAGTTTCGTAGTGTGCACCTGGTCGAGCAGCCGAACGGCGACTTCGCGCACACGATCGTGCGGCAGCTGATCGTCTCCTACTACCTGTTCGAGCTGTATCTACGGCTTCAGGCCTCGGCCGATGCGACCCTCGCAGCGATCGCGGCAAAAGCTGTCAAGGAGGTCGACTATCATCGCGACCACGCCCGACAGTGGATGCTGCGGCTCGCGCTCGGCACGGACGAATCGCGAGCCCGCTTGCAGACCGCGCTCGCCGACCTCTGGCCGTATGTCGACGAGCTGTTCCGCGATACGCCACTGATCGATCGGCTCGGCGTTGTTGAAGGTGGCGGTGTCGAAGGTGGCGGTGTCGAAAGCGGCGGCGTCGCAGTGCGTCCGTCGAGCTTGCGTGAACCGTTCGACGCGGCGCTCGCCGACCTGTTCGCCGAGTGCGAGCTGGAAGTGCCGCGCGGGCCGATCGCCCGCGGGGGAGGACGCGATGGCGTGCACTCTGAATATCTGCAATACATCCTGAGCGAGATGCAGTGGTTGACCAGGCAGCATCCGGGGGCGACGTGGTGA
- the paaD gene encoding 1,2-phenylacetyl-CoA epoxidase subunit PaaD, with amino-acid sequence METASPGLDTAALRQAQGPGFRRTSLDRRNQRDAWAVAATVVDPELPVLTIEDLGVLRDVQLNGDTVDVTITPTYSGCPAMDAIRDDVEGALMDAGYAHVRVHLTLSPAWTTDWMTEAGKQKLEKFGIAAPTGKARAVGSTRVSIQMAVKCPHCNSLNTRELAHFGSTSCKALYECRECLEPFDYFKVL; translated from the coding sequence ATGGAGACCGCCTCACCGGGTCTCGATACGGCCGCCCTTCGGCAAGCTCAGGGACCGGGCTTCCGCAGGACATCGCTCGACCGGCGAAACCAGCGAGATGCTTGGGCGGTCGCGGCGACCGTCGTCGACCCAGAGCTGCCTGTGCTCACGATCGAGGACCTCGGTGTGCTGCGCGACGTGCAATTGAACGGCGACACCGTCGACGTCACGATCACCCCGACCTACTCGGGCTGCCCGGCGATGGACGCCATCCGTGACGATGTCGAAGGCGCGCTGATGGATGCCGGCTACGCGCATGTGCGCGTGCACCTGACGCTCAGCCCGGCCTGGACCACCGACTGGATGACCGAGGCCGGCAAGCAGAAGCTGGAGAAGTTCGGCATCGCGGCGCCGACCGGGAAGGCGCGTGCCGTCGGGTCCACGCGGGTGAGCATCCAGATGGCGGTGAAATGCCCACACTGCAACTCGCTCAACACGCGTGAGCTCGCACACTTCGGTTCGACCAGCTGCAAGGCACTCTACGAGTGCCGCGAGTGCCTCGAGCCGTTCGACTACTTCAAGGTGCTCTGA
- a CDS encoding DEAD/DEAH box helicase, whose amino-acid sequence MPYNKQRPYDKQNSSAYGSKSSTLRSGAKKSGPKAGSRSPNHRGYRPEPTEAAAKKQRWNADERAARQGNRDGARTDRPNWEPRAAASSGNGRTGDRRTSGSQHAYGDRNDRKPYGERSDRKPYGERGARKPYGDSGARPTYADRKPYGEREASADRGDRRPYGERNDQKNAADRGGRPAYGQRNDRDGRPAHGERQPYGDRASVRDGRRSTSSGQATSSGAGYEHPKRTYEDRAPRRNYDNDRPKRTPERHSDFYPTRTSVRAGSDHRSSTDHHSGAHHFTPQDDVVLGRLEAEAITASEVVGVTFADLGLGGNIVRELETLGAATPFPIQAATIPDVLAGKDVLGRGRTGSGKTIAFGAPLVERLMQQWAEHGKAGGKRQFGRAPRALILAPTRELALQIDRTVQPIARSVGLFTTQIYGGVPQGRQVGALQRGVDIVIGTPGRIEDLIEQRRLDLSQVTITVLDEADHMCDLGFLEPVQRILRQTASGGQKLMFSATLDKGVAKLVSEFLPSPAVHEVAGENQASSTIDHRVLVIEHRDKAAIIEQLTDRDGKTLVFARTRAFAEQLAERLDDAGIPAVSLHGDLNQSRRTRNLEQLTSGRVNVLVATDVAARGIHVDDIDLVIQADAPDEYKTYLHRSGRTGRAGKPGTVVTLIPRQRRQRMDELLDRAEITADYAFAAPGDQLLTDLALAASAQHA is encoded by the coding sequence ATGCCTTACAACAAGCAGCGTCCGTACGACAAGCAGAATTCCAGCGCATACGGAAGCAAGAGTTCCACACTGCGCAGCGGTGCGAAGAAGTCCGGTCCCAAAGCCGGGAGCAGGAGTCCGAACCACCGCGGATACCGCCCGGAACCCACCGAGGCTGCTGCCAAGAAGCAGCGCTGGAACGCCGACGAGCGCGCCGCCCGTCAGGGCAACCGCGACGGCGCACGTACCGATCGTCCGAACTGGGAACCGCGCGCTGCGGCAAGTTCGGGCAACGGTCGCACGGGTGACCGTCGCACCTCCGGCTCGCAGCACGCCTACGGTGACCGCAATGATCGCAAGCCGTATGGTGAGCGCTCCGACCGCAAGCCGTATGGCGAGCGCGGTGCCCGCAAGCCGTATGGCGACAGTGGTGCCCGACCGACTTATGCTGACCGCAAGCCCTACGGTGAGCGCGAGGCATCCGCTGACCGTGGGGACCGCAGGCCGTACGGTGAGCGCAACGACCAGAAGAACGCTGCCGATCGCGGTGGCCGCCCCGCGTATGGCCAGCGTAACGATCGCGACGGCCGCCCCGCGCACGGCGAGCGCCAGCCATACGGTGACCGCGCTTCCGTTCGGGACGGTCGCAGATCGACTTCCTCAGGACAGGCGACAAGCTCAGGGGCTGGATATGAGCATCCGAAGCGCACCTATGAGGATCGTGCTCCGCGTCGGAATTACGACAACGATCGTCCGAAGCGCACGCCCGAACGGCATTCCGACTTCTACCCAACGCGCACTTCGGTACGCGCAGGCTCTGACCACCGCTCAAGCACCGATCATCACTCGGGCGCGCACCACTTCACGCCGCAGGACGACGTCGTACTGGGCCGCCTCGAGGCCGAAGCGATCACGGCATCCGAAGTCGTCGGTGTGACGTTTGCCGACCTCGGGCTCGGCGGCAACATCGTTCGCGAGCTTGAGACGCTCGGTGCTGCCACGCCGTTCCCGATCCAGGCGGCAACGATTCCGGATGTGCTCGCGGGCAAGGATGTGCTCGGCCGCGGCCGCACCGGCAGCGGCAAGACGATCGCCTTCGGTGCTCCGCTCGTCGAGCGCTTGATGCAGCAATGGGCTGAACATGGCAAGGCAGGTGGGAAGCGCCAGTTCGGTCGTGCACCCCGCGCGCTCATTCTCGCACCGACCCGTGAGCTCGCCCTTCAGATCGATCGCACGGTGCAGCCGATCGCCCGTTCCGTCGGGCTATTCACAACACAGATCTACGGCGGTGTTCCGCAGGGCCGCCAGGTGGGCGCGTTGCAGCGTGGTGTCGACATTGTGATCGGCACCCCGGGTCGCATCGAGGACCTGATCGAACAGCGACGCCTCGACCTCAGCCAAGTCACCATTACGGTGTTGGACGAGGCCGACCACATGTGCGACCTGGGATTCCTCGAGCCGGTGCAGCGCATCCTGAGGCAGACCGCGAGCGGTGGCCAGAAGCTGATGTTCTCGGCAACGCTCGACAAGGGTGTCGCCAAGCTCGTCAGCGAGTTCCTGCCGAGCCCGGCCGTGCACGAGGTGGCCGGCGAGAATCAGGCCTCGAGCACCATCGACCACCGCGTTCTCGTGATCGAGCACCGTGACAAGGCCGCGATCATCGAGCAGCTCACCGACCGTGACGGCAAGACACTCGTTTTCGCACGCACCCGCGCGTTCGCCGAGCAGCTCGCCGAGCGACTGGACGACGCCGGCATCCCCGCGGTGTCCCTGCACGGCGACCTGAACCAGTCTCGCCGCACGCGCAACCTGGAGCAGCTCACCAGCGGGCGCGTCAACGTGCTTGTCGCGACGGATGTCGCCGCGCGCGGCATCCACGTCGACGATATCGACCTGGTCATCCAGGCGGATGCCCCGGACGAGTACAAAACCTACCTGCACCGCTCAGGGCGCACCGGGCGTGCCGGCAAGCCGGGCACCGTTGTCACTCTGATCCCGCGTCAACGCCGGCAGCGGATGGACGAGCTGCTCGATCGCGCCGAGATCACCGCGGACTACGCGTTCGCCGCTCCCGGCGACCAGCTGCTGACCGACTTGGCCTTGGCCGCGTCGGCGCAGCACGCCTGA
- the paaE gene encoding 1,2-phenylacetyl-CoA epoxidase subunit PaaE — MTPITRHRARFHTLEVANVRPLTADSVEVTFAVPPELANDYDYASGQHVALRAHLDGRELRRSYSICRPPSPGALSIAIKRDLGGVFSTWANSELKAGDRLDVMSPQGTFTTDLDDVAGKHFVAIAAGSGITPLVALASSILSRADDSRFTLVYTNRTAVDVMFLEELADLKDRYPARLALDHVLSREQRAAPLLTGRIDEDRLRRMLATIIHPAAVDEWFLCGPFELVQLCRDTLADVGVPTDNIRFELFTTDEPGRVTGDVGRPVIVDPGDTVYTLEFNLDGQESRVTSPVNAHESLLNAALRVRPDVPFACTGGVCGTCRAKLVTGDVTMTYNYALEPDELARGYVLTCQSHPTTEKVVVDYDG; from the coding sequence ATGACCCCGATCACCCGGCACCGGGCGCGGTTTCACACACTCGAGGTGGCGAACGTGCGACCGCTGACCGCGGACAGTGTCGAGGTCACGTTCGCCGTGCCGCCCGAGCTCGCGAACGACTACGACTACGCATCCGGTCAGCATGTCGCCCTACGCGCCCACCTCGATGGGCGCGAACTGCGCCGCAGCTACTCGATCTGCCGCCCGCCGTCGCCCGGCGCATTGTCGATCGCGATCAAGCGCGACCTCGGCGGCGTGTTCTCGACGTGGGCGAACAGTGAGCTGAAAGCCGGCGATCGGCTGGACGTGATGAGCCCCCAGGGCACCTTCACGACCGACCTCGACGATGTTGCGGGCAAGCACTTCGTCGCGATCGCCGCCGGCTCGGGCATCACGCCGTTGGTGGCGCTGGCTTCCAGCATCCTGTCGCGGGCCGACGATTCGCGATTCACCCTCGTCTACACGAACCGCACCGCTGTCGACGTGATGTTTCTCGAGGAACTCGCCGACCTCAAGGATCGCTATCCTGCGCGGCTCGCTCTTGATCACGTGCTTTCTCGCGAGCAACGCGCCGCGCCGTTGCTGACCGGCCGCATCGACGAGGATCGGTTGCGGCGGATGCTGGCCACGATCATCCACCCGGCCGCGGTCGACGAGTGGTTCCTCTGCGGGCCCTTCGAGTTGGTGCAGCTGTGCAGAGACACGCTGGCCGATGTCGGGGTGCCGACCGACAACATCCGCTTCGAATTGTTCACGACGGATGAGCCGGGCCGGGTCACCGGCGATGTCGGGCGACCGGTGATCGTCGACCCCGGCGACACCGTGTACACGCTTGAGTTCAACCTCGACGGCCAGGAATCGCGGGTCACTTCGCCGGTGAACGCCCACGAGAGTCTGCTGAATGCGGCACTGCGGGTGCGGCCCGACGTGCCGTTCGCCTGCACGGGCGGCGTGTGCGGCACCTGTCGTGCCAAGCTGGTCACCGGCGATGTGACGATGACCTACAACTACGCTCTCGAGCCGGATGAACTGGCGCGCGGTTATGTGCTGACCTGCCAGTCGCATCCGACGACGGAGAAAGTCGTCGTCGATTACGACGGCTGA
- the paaB gene encoding 1,2-phenylacetyl-CoA epoxidase subunit PaaB, whose amino-acid sequence MSGAAQTGHDDASGSAKEVWPLWEVFVRSGRGLSHVHAGSLHAPDADMAVRNARDLYTRRNEGVSIWVVPSDAITASDPDARGAFFTSPAGKNYRHAVYYTKAEGVKHL is encoded by the coding sequence ATGAGCGGCGCAGCCCAGACCGGCCACGACGACGCATCCGGCTCGGCCAAGGAAGTGTGGCCGCTCTGGGAAGTCTTCGTGCGTTCCGGCCGGGGCCTGAGTCACGTGCACGCCGGGTCGCTGCACGCACCGGATGCCGACATGGCCGTTCGCAATGCCCGCGACCTGTACACGCGCCGAAATGAGGGTGTCTCGATCTGGGTCGTGCCCTCCGACGCGATCACCGCAAGCGATCCGGACGCCCGCGGCGCGTTCTTCACATCCCCCGCCGGCAAGAACTATCGCCACGCCGTCTACTACACGAAGGCCGAGGGGGTGAAGCACCTGTGA